The DNA region GAGAACGCACTAGCCGCCTTGCCCATGACGAACGGTGCGCGTGTCATGCTTTCGACGCCGCCGGCGATCATCAGGCGTGCTTCACCCGCCTTGATTGCACGCGCGGCGGTACCGACCGCGTCCATACCCGAGCCGCACAGGCGGTTGATGGTGGCGCCCGGCGCCTCAGTGGGCAAGCCGGCCAGCAATGCCGACATCCGCGCGACATTGCGGTTGTCTTCACCCGCCTGATTGGCGCAGCCGTAGATCACGTCGTCGAGAGCGCGCCAGTCGACGCCGGGATTGCGTTCGATCAACGCCTTGATCGGTACCGCGCCGAGGTCGTCGGCGCGGACATCTTTCAGGGCGCCGCCGTAGCGGCCGATTGGGGTGCGAATCGCATCGCAGATGAAGGCGTCGTTCATAGGGGTTCCTGCGGGGGCGGATCGGCGCGAGATGCCGATCCGATGTCTCATGTTAATTTGGACGCACAGCCCGGTCCATTCGGCCGAACGGCATAGGACGAAGCCGTGCTTTGTCTTATGCCATTCAGCCAGCTACCGCCGGCGCCGCTTTCGGTTCAACATGAACGCGGCTTTGAACTACGCGGAAGCGATTCGCCACGAAGGCCGCGTCAGCCAGCGCGGCATTGGCCGCCGGGTTGGCGCCCGTGCCGTGGAAGTCCGAAAAGGCCGCAGACTGGTTGACGAACACACCGCCGGTCAGATTGATCGACAGGGCTACGCCACCGCGGATCGATGCCTCGTGCGCCTGTTCGAGCACGGTTTCGTCCGTGCTGTAGATCGACAGCGTCAACGCACCGTGTTCAGCCGCGATTGCGCCGGCAAGATCGAGCGACTGCGCAGTCGAGTCCGTCGCAATGACGAACGAGATCGGGCCGAACCATTCTTTGGTGAATTGCGCATGGTCGGTCGCGGCATCCAGTTGGACCACGAGCGGTGTGCGCACACGGGCGCCGGCAAAAGCGGGATGCACGAGCGACTGGCTCTCAGCGAGAACGCGGCCGAGTTTTGCGGCTTCGCCGATGCGTTGGGCCACGCCTTCGTTCTGAATCGCGCCGAGTAGTTCGACCGCGCGCGCGGGGTCGGAGACAAGCTTTTGCACCGCGCCGGCAATGGCTTGCGCGACTTCGTCAAAGCCGAGCGTGCCTTCCGCCGTGCGGATGCCGCCGCGCGGCACGTAGATGTTTTGCGGCGCGGTGCACATCTGGCCCGAGTACAGCGCCAGTGAGAAGGCGATGTTGCGGGCAGCGGCTTTGATGTCGTCGACCGAGTCGATCACGATCTGGTTTACGCCGGCTTTTTCCGTGTAAACCTGCGCCTGGTGCGCATTGCGCTCGAGCCACGTGCCGTTTTGCGTGCTGCCCGTGAAGTCGATGAGCTTGATTTCGGGACGCAGGGCCAAATCCTGGACGAGCGCGCCGTCGTTCGGTTCGGTAGCCAGCAAGGTAACGACGTTCGGATCGAAACCCGCTTCGCGCAGAACGTCGCGCGCAATTCGCACAGTCAGAGCGAGCGGCAGAATTGCGCCCGGATGCGGCTTGACGATGACGGTGTTGCCTGTGGCCAGGTCGGCGAAGAGGCCCGGATAGCCGTTCCATGTCGGGAACGTGCAGCAGCCGAGTACAAGGCCGGTGCCGCGCGGCACGATGGTGTAGCGCTTGTGCATCGCAAGCGGAGGATTTTTGCCTTGCGGCTTTTCCCAGTGGGCCTCGCCGGGAATGCGGCGCAATTGGTCCCACGCGTACACGACGGCTTCGAGCGCACGATCTTGTGCGTGCGGGCCGCCGGCCTGGAAGGCCATCATGAATGCCTGGCCGGTCGTGTGCATCACGCTGTAACCAATTTCGAAACTGGCGCGATTCACGCGCACAAGGATTTCGAGGCACACGCCGATCCACGCCTGCGGGCCGGCGGCGCGCCAGTCGCGCTGGGCTGCGGCCGCCGCCGCGATCAGTGCGGCGGGGTCGGCCTTCGGGTAGCGGATACCGAGCGGAAATCCGAACGGCGAGACCTCGGCCCCGACCGTTTCGCCCGTCGACGGCTGGTCTAACTGGAACGTCGCGTTGAGATGGGCTTTGAATGCGGCTTCGCCGTCTGCGTTAGCTGTTTCCCCGTACACTTTCGGACTGGGCATTTCGACGAACGGGCTCCAGTAGCCGCGCGTTTCGATCGCAGTGAGCGCCTTTTGCAGTGTGTCTTCGTGCTTGGTGAATAGCGGATGTGTCATGGCAGAGGGGCTTGGCTTGTACGTTGGGGAAAGCCTGTCGAATAATTGACCGACCGGTTGGTTGGGGAATGTTAGCATTATTAGGATGGCCGCGCGAAGTGTTTTCGCGCGCGATTTTTCTACCCATAGGAGGCGGCATGGCTTACGAGAACATTCTGGTTGAGACGCGGGGACGGGTCGGGTTGGTCACGTTGAATCGCCCGAAGGCGTTGAACGCTCTGAACGACGCGTTGATGGATGAGTTGGGCGCGGCGCTGCGCGAGTTCGATGCCGATGACGCGATCGGTGCGATCGTGGTCACGGGCAGCGAAAAGGCGTTCGCGGCTGGTGCCGACATCGGCATGATGTCCACTTACACCTATATGGATGTCTATAAGGGTGACTACATCACGCGCAACTGGGAAACGGTTCGCTCCGTCCGCAAGCCGATCATTGCCGCGGTGGCCGGCTTCGCGCTGGGCGGGGGCTGCGAGCTGGCGATGATGTGCGACATCATTTTTGCCGCCGACACGGCAAAATTCGGTCAGCCGGAAATCAAGCTCGGCATCATGCCGGGTGCCGGAGGTACGCAGCGTTTGCCGCGCGCCGTCTCCAAGGCGAAGGCAATGGACCTTTGCCTGACCGCGCGCTTCATGGATGCCGCGGAAGCCGAGCGTGCCGGGTTGGTGTCGCGCGTGATTCCGGCTGCTTCCCTGGTCGACGAGGCGATAGCTGCGGCTGCCACGATCGCTGAATTCCCGCTGCCGGCCGTGATGATGGTGAAGGAATCAGTCAATCGCGCCTATGAAACGACGCTCGCGGAAGGCGTGCATTTCGAGCGCCGCCTGTTCCACTCGCTCTTCGCCACCGAAGATCAGAAAGAAGGCATGGCTGCGTTCGTGGAGAAGCGCAAGCCGGTTTTCAAGCATCGTTAATACGCTTGTCAAAATAACGCTTGCAAGGCGGTGTCCGGCTCGCTAGAATCTCGCTCTTTCGTGCTTCGGTCAACGGGGCGCGGGAGGCGGGAGAGCCAGCAGTGGCAAGGCTTTCAGCGGAGTGGGCGGGTTGAGAAAGTTAGAAAAACCTGTTGACGACGCAGCGAAAGTTCTCCATAATCTCGTTTCTGTGCTGCTGATGCAGCGACGCAGAACGAAGCGGTGCCGGGTAGCTGGAAGTGCGGTGCTGGTTCGGTAGTGAATGCGGACTCGATCTTTAAAAATTAACAGCCGATAAGTGTGGGCGCTTGATGCGCGATGCGGGCTGGATTCTCCGGAATCTGGCGCAAAGCAAAAGTATCAAGTCTCACACAGTAATGAAAGGAAGGTTTGACTGTCGCAAGATGGTTGGATCATTCGTCAGTACGTTGAGTGAGCGACCGGGTTCGGAAGAGCCCGAAAAACAGTAACAGGTTTGAACTGAAGAGTTTGATCCTGGCTCAGATTGAACGCTGGCGGCATGCCTTACACATGCAAGTCGAACGGCAGCACGGGGGCAACCCTGGTGGCGAGTGGCGAACGGGTGAGTAATACATCGGAACGTGTCCTGTAGTGGGGGATAGCCCGGCGAAAGCCGGATTAATACCGCATACGATCTTTGGATGAAAGCGGGGGATCCTTCGGGACCTCGCGCTACAGGGGCGGCCGATGGCAGATTAGCTAGTTGGTGGGGTAAAGGCCTACCAAGGCGACGATCTGTAGCTGGTCTGAGAGGACGACCAGCCACACTGGGACTGAGACACGGCCCAGACTCCTACGGGAGGCAGCAGTGGGGAATTTTGGACAATGGGCGAAAGCCTGATCCAGCAATGCCGCGTGTGTGAAGAAGGCCTTCGGGTTGTAAAGCACTTTTGTCCGGAAAGAAAACCTCTTGGTTAATACCTGAGGGGGATGACGGTACCGGAAGAATAAGCACCGGCTAACTACGTGCCAGCAGCCGCGGTAATACGTAGGGTGCAAGCGTTAATCGGAATTACTGGGCGTAAAGCGTGCGCAGGCGGTTCGCTAAGACAGATGTGAAATCCCCGGGCTTAACCTGGGAACTGCATTTGTGACTGGCGGGCTAGAGTATGGCAGAGGGGGGTAGAATTCCACGTGTAGCAGTGAAATGCGTAGAGATGTGGAGGAATACCGATGGCGAAGGCAGCCCCCTGGGCCAATACTGACGCTCATGCACGAAAGCGTGGGGAGCAAACAGGATTAGATACCCTGGTAGTCCACGCCCTAAACGATGTCAACTAGTTGTCGGGTCTTCATTGACTTGGTAACGTAGCTAACGCGTGAAGTTGACCGCCTGGGGAGTACGGTCGCAAGATTAAAACTCAAAGGAATTGACGGGGACCCGCACAAGCGGTGGATGATGTGGATTAATTCGATGCAACGCGAAAAACCTTACCTACCCTTGACATGTATGGAATCCTGCTGAGAGGTGGGAGTGCCCGAAAGGGAGCCATAACACAGGTGCTGCATGGCTGTCGTCAGCTCGTGTCGTGAGATGTTGGGTTAAGTCCCGCAACGAGCGCAACCCTTGTCCCTAGTTGCTACGCAAGAGCACTCTAGGGAGACTGCCGGTGACAAACCGGAGGAAGGTGGGGATGACGTCAAGTCCTCATGGCCCTTATGGGTAGGGCTTCACACGTCATACAATGGTCGGAACAGAGGGTCGCCAACCCGCGAGGGGGAGCCAATCCCAGAAAACCGATCGTAGTCCGGATCGCACTCTGCAACTCGAGTGCGTGAAGCTGGAATCGCTAGTAATCGCGGATCAGCATGCCGCGGTGAATACGTTCCCGGGTCTTGTACACACCGCCCGTCACACCATGGGAGTGGGTTTTACCAGAAGTGGCTAGTCTAACCGCAAGGAGGACGGTCACCACGGTAGGATTCATGACTGGGGTGAAGTCGTAACAAGGTAGCCGTATCGGAAGGTGCGGCTGGATCACCTCCTTTCTCGAGCTAACGCGTCAGGTGTTGAGCGCTCACGCTTATCGGCTGTGAAATTGAAGACAGATACGCAGACAGACTCAGGGGTCTGTAGCTCAGTCGGTTAGAGCACCGTCTTGATAAGGCGGGGGTCGATGGTTCGAATCCATCCAGACCCACCACTGATTCTGCGGTGGCTGACCGGTGAAACCCCTGGGATGAAAGCAGATCTGATCTGTGCATGACTGGGGGATTAGCTCAGCTGGGAGAGCACCTGCTTTGCAAGCAGGGGGTCGTCGGTTCGATCCCGTCATCCTCCACCAATCCTCAATGCCAAGGGTTCAGTTGAACTGAATGTTTGGCATTGGCGATTGAGCCAGTCAGAGTGATACGCGGTTATAGCAACTGCGATATCGGCTGTCGTTCTTTAACAATCAGGAAGAAGTAGTAAAGAGATTCACGAAAGTGTACTTAGAGATGGGTGCGCAAGTAGGTGAATCAGGGTTGTGATTGTATCAATGTATGAAAAGGTGATCGAAAGATTGCCTTGGAATACGGCGCAACACGAATACTCAACCTGTAGCGATTGTGGCGAGCGTGTGATTCCCAGTGGATCACACATGAGACACACCCGTTATAGGGTCAAGCGAACAAGTGCATGTGGTGGATGCCTTGGCGATCACAGGCGATGAAGGACGCGGTAGCCTGCGAAAAGCGGTGGGGAGCTGGCAAACGAGCTTTGATCCACCGATATCCGAATGGGGAAACCCGGCCCGTATGGGTCATCCGTAGCTGAATACATAGGCTACGTGAAGCGAACGCGGTGAACTGAAACATCTAAGTAACCGCAGGAAAAGAAATCAACCGAGATTCCCAGAGTAGTGGCGAGCGAAATGGGACCAGCCTGTACTCTTTATCTTCATTGTTAGTCGAAGGCTCTGGAAAGTGCCGCC from Paraburkholderia aromaticivorans includes:
- a CDS encoding enoyl-CoA hydratase, whose translation is MAYENILVETRGRVGLVTLNRPKALNALNDALMDELGAALREFDADDAIGAIVVTGSEKAFAAGADIGMMSTYTYMDVYKGDYITRNWETVRSVRKPIIAAVAGFALGGGCELAMMCDIIFAADTAKFGQPEIKLGIMPGAGGTQRLPRAVSKAKAMDLCLTARFMDAAEAERAGLVSRVIPAASLVDEAIAAAATIAEFPLPAVMMVKESVNRAYETTLAEGVHFERRLFHSLFATEDQKEGMAAFVEKRKPVFKHR
- the paaN gene encoding phenylacetic acid degradation protein PaaN; translated protein: MTHPLFTKHEDTLQKALTAIETRGYWSPFVEMPSPKVYGETANADGEAAFKAHLNATFQLDQPSTGETVGAEVSPFGFPLGIRYPKADPAALIAAAAAAQRDWRAAGPQAWIGVCLEILVRVNRASFEIGYSVMHTTGQAFMMAFQAGGPHAQDRALEAVVYAWDQLRRIPGEAHWEKPQGKNPPLAMHKRYTIVPRGTGLVLGCCTFPTWNGYPGLFADLATGNTVIVKPHPGAILPLALTVRIARDVLREAGFDPNVVTLLATEPNDGALVQDLALRPEIKLIDFTGSTQNGTWLERNAHQAQVYTEKAGVNQIVIDSVDDIKAAARNIAFSLALYSGQMCTAPQNIYVPRGGIRTAEGTLGFDEVAQAIAGAVQKLVSDPARAVELLGAIQNEGVAQRIGEAAKLGRVLAESQSLVHPAFAGARVRTPLVVQLDAATDHAQFTKEWFGPISFVIATDSTAQSLDLAGAIAAEHGALTLSIYSTDETVLEQAHEASIRGGVALSINLTGGVFVNQSAAFSDFHGTGANPAANAALADAAFVANRFRVVQSRVHVEPKAAPAVAG